Genomic segment of Panicum virgatum strain AP13 chromosome 2K, P.virgatum_v5, whole genome shotgun sequence:
ACGTCGAGGACCTCGTCGCCATCTTCGAGAAGGTCAAGTCGATGCCGGCGCCGGGACCCGTGCTCATCCACATCGTCACGGAGAAGGGCAAGGGGTAcccgccggcggaggcggcggcggaccggatGCACGGCGTCGTCCGCTTCGACCCTTCGACGGGGAAGCAGTTCAAGTCCAAGGCCCCGACGCTGTCCTACACGCAGTACTTCGCCGAGGCGCTGATCCGGGAGGCGGAGGCCGACGCCAAGGTGGTGGGCATCCACGCCGCCAtgggcggcggcacggggcTCAACTACTTCCAGAAGCGCTTCCCGGAGCGGTGCTTCGACGTGGGCATCGCGGAGCAGCACGCCGTGACGTtcgcggcggggctcgccgccgAGGGGCTCAAGCCCTTCTGCGCCATCTACTCCTCCTTCCTCCAGCGCGGCTACGACCAGGTGGTGCACGACGTCGACCTCCAGAAGCTCCCGGTGAGGTTCGCCATGGACAGGGCCGGGCTCGTCGGCGCCGACGGGCCCACGCACTGCGGCGCCTTCGACGTCGCCTACATGGCGTGCCTCCCCAACATGGTGGTCATGGCGCCCGCCGACGAGGCCGAGCTCATGCACatggtcgccaccgccgccgccatcgacgaccGCCCCAGCTGCTTCCGCTTCCCGCGCGGCAACGGCATCGGCGCCGTGCTCCCGCCGGGGAACAAGGGAACGCAGCTCGAGGTCGGCAAGGGCCGGGTGCTCGTCGGCGGCACCCGGGTGGCGCTGCTCGGCTACGGCACCATGGTGCAGGCCTGCCTCAAGGCCGCCGAGGCGCTCAAGGAGCACGACGTGTACGTGACCGTGGCCGACGCCCGCTTCTGCAAGCCGCTCGACACGGAGCTCGTCAgggacctcgccgccgagcacGAGGTGCTCATCACCGCCGAGGAGGGCTCCATCGGCGGCTTCGGCTCCCACGTCGCGCACTACCTCAGCCTCGCCGGCCTCCTCGACGGCAACCTCAAAGTAAGAAGCAGTCCACATCATTATTCGTCATTTTCAGTCGTTCAAATTCAGACGAAACTCAAAAATTCAATTTTATATATTCGATAGCTTATTAAGATTTCTCATCACGAAGAACTGGTTGGCGCATGAAActcaatatttattttttttatgcgATAGCCGCTTACTATTGATAAGGATATGTattattagagcatctccagcagtttggcaaatcgagttgtcatctttgatttttggcaaaaacgttaaaaatactcctccaacagtttggcaaaagacttggcaatttttggcaacttgggaaaaaccagcctccagcgcctAAATATATGCGCGCGGCGCacggttggcatcgtggtttctagtgaagtgggagggtgaaaaaagaaataaataacagagaagggttcctgatttaagttttcaagaggtggaagggcataaatataattttgtttctctctcatggttcctgatgtaagttagatctagatttggcaagtgaattatttcaaactgttggagataagctcttttttatttgacatatttttttagaagttggcaaaacacaagatatgccaagtaaaatatggcaaactcttggagatgctcttatcgTGTCAACTGGCGCAACGCAAATCATTATAGTTAACAAGAGTATACATACATTATTGTGTATAGATTGCTATGTGCTAACCATTCATGTTCTTGTGTTGTCTGCAGCTGAGATCCATGTTCCTGCCGGACCGGTACATCGACCACGGCGCACCGCAGGACCAGATCGAAGAGGCGGGGCTGACGCCGCGGCACATCGCCGCCACCGTGCTGTCGCTGCTGGGGAGGCCATTGGAGGCAATGCAGCtcaagtgaacgacgacgaccACCATTGTTcagtttctttcttcatgacttggacacacacacaccatcACCAACAGTTAAATAAAATTAAAGCAAGTAGAAATGAGTTCAAATGTGGACGTCCTCATGCCGGTGGCTGCTACCTCCTCCATCTACCTGACCTACACACATCACATGGATCTGTCTCAAGGCTAGTAGTCCTAGATAGAAGATGCCATGGCAAGGCCATGCCCCATGTGTGTACGTGATCCTTGGCATGTTGCAATGCTTCGTTCCAAACGCAAGAGGATAAGGGGGTGGTGAAACCGTCAAACGAGGGCATCGCTATGCTTTGATTCCTGGAGCAGTGAGCTGGGTTGCCACCCTCGCTGCCAGCTGCTGATCTTTGTCAGTGACACAGGCATGCATGGCCCCACATGCCAGCTGATCTTGCTACtgttgtttttttcttcttctttttgtatAGGATGCATGCATGAGATGACAAGCATATGTAAACAACTCAAAAACAATGTAATTGTTCGTGTTCAGCGCTCTACATGTACCTATACACTTATAtgtaaacaaagaaaaaaaatgtgtgaGTTGCTGTCTCTGCTGACAAAAACGGATGAGCACTCGCTTGTCTGGTGAGAAAGAGTCATTGCCATGTGAGTTGTGATCTCCTCCCGTTGGGTTTTGTCCTGGTGCTATCCTGGAGGCCATGGAATCATGCCAGTGGAGGGCGTAGCATCTGGGAGTGTGTCGTTGAGTGAAGTCTCAGCAGGATATTCCCAGGTGACTGGTTTTTCTATATGATCTTGTCTGGACTCTCCAGTAATTGCAAAgtaagtcccagtagtgaagaGATTCTCTATCCTAATGAAGCCATGGTCACTGGTTTTTCTATATGATCTTGTCTGGAGACTCCAGTAATTGCAAAGTAAGTTCCAGTAGTGCAGAGATTCTCTATCCGATCCTAATGAAGCCATGGCCGCAATCTGCAGATAAAGTTTTCTGGACAGGTTTCTGATGTATTGGATGAGTGAGGATTTTGCTACAGTACTCCGAAGTAACCGTGCGCCATCCATTTAGTTCGATCTAGATAAATATTATCCAATATTACCTCACTACTCCAGTCTCCCCATCACCGCTGGTTTGAAATgggtatcaccgccggtttaggGGGCGTTCGATTTAAATCGATGGTGATAGGGGGCAACCGTTGGTGATGAGTAGTCACCAATGCCAGTTTGTGGATGGATCCGTTGGTGATGGTGACATCAACACTGCCGGTTGAagacacgaaccggcggtgatgagcacTCATCACCAACCGTTTGATCGGCGGTGAAGACTTTTTTCTCATAAAAATATATTCCTATAATAATATTGCACCATTTATAtatacaacatatacaaatataaTTGTAGCAACAAAATTCGACCATATGAGCTCATAAGTCGTGATTAAACAAAAGAGTCCATACATCAAGATTGAAACAAAGAGTCCATACATCGAGATTAAAACAAAGACTCCATACACCAAATATAATACAATGTTTGATAAAAAACGATATGATCTATGCACTACACCTAGATTATGCTGTACTCGACTCCTGGCTTCACAACGTAGTCCACAAGCCATCTAGCTAGTTGCTTTTGAAGTGCTACTAGCTCGGCTAAGAGCAATTCAGAAGTATTCAACTCAATGTTCTGTAAAATTACGAGACATAATAACATGATATTAGACAAGTTAGGTAATTCAAGACACAAGAACATACATATCTTAATATGAAACCATTTCATACGAACCAGTTCAGTGCGCGCCTTTATGATCACCGGTGTAGTGCATGTAGTGCATTACATAGAACCTGCAGTGATCGTTGCCCAAGGCTACTTGAGTATGTATTTAGCCTCACGTACAGTGAAGTCTTTCCAAAAGGGTCTATGGTTTTTAGCCTCATATATTAAGCCTCATTACACATCAAGAATGGCGAGGTTTCACGAGAATTTTGGCAAAATCTGGCCGCAACAATAGATAGAGAGGTGTGGCTGTcgggttggagaagaaaggtgATGGGAGAAGAAGGGGTTGTGGTTTTATACTGTATGGCCTCATCACCAACGGATCCAGCCAAAAGCCGGCGGTGATGAGCCACTACATCCAACAACTATGGAAATGGCGGTGATGAGGCATCGCCGCCAGTTCGTTTCGAACTGGTGATAGCCTGTTTGCAATAGCTGGTTCTCTAGTAGTGGGCCTCCTTTATAGGAGGTAATAGGAGGagcatatatttatatattaattttgagaaataaaaaaataaaatatcttGAATTTAGATCTATTAGGAAAAATGGATTGGAATTAGCCTAACGTGTTAATGTGATGGTCTGTTGGACATTTAACGTGTTGGATCTGATAAACCAGAACGTGACGGCATCCACATGCATGCTTGTGTTATTTCTTTTAACGTGACATCtactcttttacgtgatacatATCTTACATTTTTGttgtaatattttttaattttacaTATATAGAGGTGTGCAATATGCATACATGATTACGATCATGTTTACTCCAACGTGACTTGTATGC
This window contains:
- the LOC120664857 gene encoding probable 1-deoxy-D-xylulose-5-phosphate synthase 2, chloroplastic, which codes for MALQSSTPSVFRAVPATAHASCRRQFQVRASAAAQSAGGSSSVGADGKMVVPKDKEPIKPSSAPWKVDFSGEKPATPLLDKVSHPVHMKNLATPELEQLAAELRAEIVHTVSQTGGHLSSSLGVVELAVALHHVFDTPEDKIIWDVGHQAYPHKILTGRRSRMHTIRQTSGLAGFPKRDESAHDAFGAGHSSTSISAGLGMAVARDLLGRKNHVISVIGDGAMTAGQAYEAMNNSGYLDTNMIVVLNDNKQVSLPTATLDGPATPVGALSRALTKIQSSTKFRRLREAAKSVTRQIGGPAHEVAAKVDEYARGMISASGSSLFEELGLYYIGPVDGHNVEDLVAIFEKVKSMPAPGPVLIHIVTEKGKGYPPAEAAADRMHGVVRFDPSTGKQFKSKAPTLSYTQYFAEALIREAEADAKVVGIHAAMGGGTGLNYFQKRFPERCFDVGIAEQHAVTFAAGLAAEGLKPFCAIYSSFLQRGYDQVVHDVDLQKLPVRFAMDRAGLVGADGPTHCGAFDVAYMACLPNMVVMAPADEAELMHMVATAAAIDDRPSCFRFPRGNGIGAVLPPGNKGTQLEVGKGRVLVGGTRVALLGYGTMVQACLKAAEALKEHDVYVTVADARFCKPLDTELVRDLAAEHEVLITAEEGSIGGFGSHVAHYLSLAGLLDGNLKLRSMFLPDRYIDHGAPQDQIEEAGLTPRHIAATVLSLLGRPLEAMQLK